Proteins encoded together in one Quercus lobata isolate SW786 chromosome 3, ValleyOak3.0 Primary Assembly, whole genome shotgun sequence window:
- the LOC115982656 gene encoding probable serine/threonine-protein kinase PBL12 has product MEVETREPFIYNKAFLEHREQVIQRDRLAPPRVLPVHKSLPSIGSHKPLLYSMEELADMTDNFNEKNLIGETLFTKLYRGTIRHGWLPFEDWVVTVKIWDYTLPTSCHLDGIESFNEEVMFLTQPSAKQHPNVVNLLGYCNRRYLEAVVYDLNPLGTVRNLATTGSLTWLQRIKVALGFARALEFLHDPKKPYLVRNINAAHIILDQDCNPKIFDFSTMSGGILGKLTRPKEKLLTAGYDDPEYFPLGGPEEGGFEVTYHDVFSYGVVLLGLITKRIVDMENIQTTTLVYRWAWRQYRPNRYLVHESLVEDPGFYASDGIMITELAMRCIQRELDKRPSMKDVVKRLEGLQAVQLHGNVVGM; this is encoded by the exons ATGGAAGTGGAAACCAGGGAACCGTTTATCTACAATAAGGCTTTTCTTGAACATAGAGAGCAAGTTATACAACGCGACCGTCTCGCTCCACCCCGAGTTTTACCTGTCCATAAATCTCTTCCTTCCATTG GATCTCACAAGCCGCTCTTATATTCAATGGAAGAATTGGCTGATATGACTgacaattttaatgaaaaaaatttgattggAGAAACCTTATTTACCAAACTGTACCGCGGGACAATCCGACATGGCTGGCTTCCTTTTGAAGATTGGGTTGTCACTGTGAAGATTTGGGATTATACTCTACCAACATCGTGTCATCTCGACGGAATTGAAAGTTTTAAT GAAGAAGTAATGTTTTTAACACAACCAAGTGCAAAACAACATCCAAACGTGGTAAATTTGTTAGGCTATTGTAATAGACGCTACCTTGAAGCTGTTGTTTATGACCTCAATCCTTTGGGTACTGTTCGTAACTTGGCTACCACAG GTAGTCTTACTTGGCTTCAAAGGATTAAAGTGGCTCTTGGATTTGCTCGCGCACTTGAATTTCTTCATGATCCAAAAAAGCCTTATTTAGTACGCAACATTAACGCAGCTCATATAATTCTTGATCAG GATTGCAACCCAAAgatatttgacttttcaaccATGAGTGGAGGTATTCTTGGTAAGCTGACACGCCCCAAAGAGAAATTGTTGACTGCTGGCTATGATGATCCAGAATACTTCCCCTTAG GTGGACCAGAGGAAGGTGGATTTGAGGTAACTTACCACGATGTCTTCTCTTATGGCGTTGTCCTCCTGGGGCTAATAACAAAAAGAATTGTGGACATGGAAAATATTCAGACAACTACTTTGGTTTACCGTTGGGCCTGGAGGCAGTATAGGCCTAATCGATATCTTGTACATGAAAGCCTTGTTGAAGACCCTGGCTTTTATGCTTCTGATGGAATAATGATAACTGAGCTTGCCATGCGCTGCATTCAAAGGGAACTTGATAAGCGTCCTTCCATGAAGGATGTTGTCAAGCGTCTGGAGGGTTTACAAGCTGTTCAACTTCATGGCAATGTAGTTGGAATGTAA